In one Zobellia galactanivorans genomic region, the following are encoded:
- a CDS encoding glycoside hydrolase family 5 protein encodes MRKTVLIFMVLSVNFSLFTSCGEKEHSDGAHVSGDPDIREMSKEEGNEEDGEDDGNMREIAPKEFVLDMGAGWNLGNAMDTYNSDETAWGNPLTTKAMIDEIAKMGFKTLRLPVTWKFHIGEGPDYLIEANWLDKVEAIANFALENEMYVIINIHHDETWILPTYEKADEVKDELSKVWTQIANRFKTYGDYLIFETLNEPRHKGTPEEWKGGTQEGRDAVNQYHQVSVDAIRATGGNNAKRKIMVSTYAASTASNALNDYLVPNGDKNVIVSVHSYFPYQFCLDGTDSTWGTEADKTALLAELDKIRDKFIVEDNRAVVMGEWGSTFSDNPEDRLAHAEFYARACAERGICPIWWDNGNVDEFGIFNRNTLEWNYPEIAEAIVKETTEARSKAKTE; translated from the coding sequence ATGAGAAAAACAGTTCTAATTTTTATGGTGCTTAGTGTAAACTTCAGTCTTTTTACGTCTTGTGGCGAAAAGGAGCATTCAGATGGGGCTCATGTCTCGGGTGATCCTGACATACGCGAAATGTCAAAAGAAGAAGGGAATGAAGAAGATGGGGAGGATGACGGCAATATGAGGGAGATAGCCCCTAAGGAATTCGTTCTTGACATGGGGGCCGGTTGGAACTTGGGCAATGCAATGGATACCTATAACAGTGACGAGACGGCTTGGGGAAACCCCTTGACCACTAAGGCCATGATCGATGAAATTGCCAAAATGGGATTTAAAACCTTACGTTTACCGGTTACTTGGAAGTTTCATATAGGGGAGGGCCCAGACTATCTTATTGAAGCAAATTGGTTGGATAAGGTCGAGGCCATTGCCAATTTTGCCCTCGAAAATGAGATGTATGTGATCATAAATATACACCATGATGAAACATGGATCCTTCCTACCTATGAAAAGGCCGATGAAGTAAAAGATGAACTTTCGAAGGTATGGACGCAAATAGCCAATAGGTTCAAGACTTACGGCGATTACCTTATTTTTGAAACCCTAAATGAACCGAGACATAAGGGTACGCCCGAGGAATGGAAAGGAGGTACACAAGAAGGCCGTGATGCCGTCAATCAATATCACCAGGTCAGTGTCGATGCCATTCGGGCCACGGGGGGCAATAATGCAAAGCGAAAAATAATGGTGTCTACCTATGCTGCAAGTACCGCTTCAAATGCTTTGAACGACTATCTTGTACCCAATGGGGATAAAAATGTTATTGTATCGGTGCATAGCTATTTCCCTTATCAGTTTTGTTTGGATGGAACGGACTCCACTTGGGGAACCGAAGCCGACAAAACCGCCTTACTTGCGGAGTTGGATAAAATCCGTGATAAATTCATCGTCGAAGATAATAGGGCCGTGGTCATGGGGGAGTGGGGCTCAACCTTCAGTGATAATCCCGAAGACCGCTTGGCCCATGCCGAATTCTATGCCAGGGCCTGCGCCGAAAGGGGCATTTGTCCCATTTGGTGGGATAACGGGAATGTTGATGAGTTCGGTATTTTTAATAGAAATACCCTTGAGTGGAATTACCCTGAAATTGCCGAGGCCATTGTTAAGGAAACGACTGAGGCCCGTTCAAAGGCAAAAACGGAATAG
- a CDS encoding RagB/SusD family nutrient uptake outer membrane protein, translating to MKNILKNITLFTLFSSIMACSLVEPVDENLLGEDRLNFDPAFAEGVLLNAYEGLVNQLYFNDAATDDAVNNFLSSYRRMATGEWNAQNPFTNKWGMYEQVLYANKFITLIDQVEWKRDEETNELFKQRLYGEAVALRALRHFWILQEHGGRGVSGQLLGIPYISEFLEFDADFNTPRLGFEETVSRIVADFDEALEYLPMDYDGDLAKRPSRYNDTNDDTYQFVFGKDQDGRINGRIIKAFKAKLYLLAASPAFMNGQGGYYQEAADLLAELLNDIGGLGGLDPNGYYNFYEFPVGTRNFPEVLWRSNASTDMTWVESQHFPPSLNGEGRLNPSQNLVEAFPMLDGFPFSEAHPDYNPENPFENRDMRLQRYILYNGNDLNGRVVSITNDGGVDGIDQISQRSTRSGYYLKKLLDQKVVISADGSISSSEKINVYVRYTDLFLMLAEAANELGGPDQMVGGMSARNIIGAIRQRAGIGLDNSDAYLSSISSQEDMRNLIRNERRLELCFEGHRLYDLRRWNLFDQTPDAKGLQFDGTNYESFTVEPRLYNANANYAPIPQNEVVRFNLIEQNQGW from the coding sequence ATGAAGAACATACTAAAAAATATAACCCTTTTCACGTTATTTTCATCAATTATGGCGTGTAGCTTGGTGGAACCCGTTGATGAAAATTTGTTAGGGGAAGACCGTCTGAATTTTGATCCTGCATTTGCCGAGGGGGTATTGCTCAATGCATATGAGGGACTGGTGAATCAGCTCTATTTTAATGATGCCGCAACGGATGATGCCGTAAACAACTTCTTGAGTAGCTACCGTAGGATGGCAACCGGCGAATGGAACGCCCAAAACCCTTTTACAAATAAGTGGGGTATGTATGAGCAGGTGCTCTATGCCAATAAGTTCATCACCCTGATAGATCAGGTAGAATGGAAGAGGGACGAAGAGACCAATGAGCTTTTTAAGCAACGCTTATATGGCGAAGCGGTTGCCCTTAGGGCCCTTAGACATTTTTGGATTTTACAGGAACACGGGGGGCGTGGTGTTTCAGGACAATTATTGGGTATACCATATATTTCCGAGTTCCTTGAATTTGATGCCGATTTCAACACGCCTAGGTTGGGTTTTGAAGAAACGGTTTCCAGAATTGTGGCCGATTTTGATGAGGCACTCGAATATTTACCAATGGATTATGATGGTGATTTGGCAAAAAGACCTTCCAGATATAACGATACAAATGACGATACATACCAATTTGTTTTCGGTAAAGATCAAGACGGTAGAATAAACGGCAGGATTATCAAAGCTTTTAAGGCCAAGTTGTATCTGTTGGCGGCCAGTCCTGCTTTTATGAACGGACAAGGCGGGTACTATCAAGAAGCTGCTGATCTTCTTGCGGAACTTTTAAATGATATCGGTGGCCTTGGCGGACTTGACCCCAATGGGTATTATAACTTCTATGAATTTCCGGTAGGTACGCGAAATTTTCCAGAAGTACTTTGGAGAAGCAATGCTTCTACTGATATGACTTGGGTAGAAAGCCAGCATTTCCCTCCTTCTCTTAATGGAGAAGGCAGGCTGAATCCATCTCAAAATTTAGTGGAAGCTTTTCCAATGTTAGACGGTTTTCCTTTTTCGGAAGCCCATCCTGACTATAACCCGGAGAATCCTTTTGAAAATAGGGATATGAGATTGCAGCGCTACATACTCTATAACGGCAATGATCTAAATGGAAGAGTGGTAAGCATTACTAACGATGGAGGTGTTGACGGTATTGATCAGATTTCCCAACGTTCAACACGATCAGGGTATTATTTAAAAAAATTATTGGATCAAAAAGTGGTAATAAGTGCTGATGGTTCAATTTCCAGTTCAGAAAAAATAAACGTTTATGTACGGTATACGGATCTGTTCCTTATGCTGGCCGAAGCAGCTAATGAATTGGGAGGCCCAGACCAAATGGTAGGTGGTATGTCCGCTAGAAATATCATTGGGGCCATAAGGCAAAGAGCGGGTATTGGCCTTGATAATTCAGATGCCTATTTGAGTAGTATTAGCTCTCAAGAAGACATGAGGAATTTAATCCGTAACGAGCGTCGTTTGGAACTTTGTTTCGAAGGACATCGTTTGTACGATTTAAGAAGGTGGAATCTTTTCGATCAAACCCCGGATGCCAAAGGATTGCAATTTGATGGAACTAATTATGAAAGTTTCACGGTAGAACCAAGGCTCTATAATGCGAATGCCAACTATGCGCCTATTCCACAAAACGAAGTGGTAAGGTTCAATTTAATTGAGCAAAACCAAGGTTGGTAG
- a CDS encoding SusC/RagA family TonB-linked outer membrane protein → MIRLNILTKLLLGGSLCMLCSLSVTAQTIDSTSTVILENAPNGLESYLNEDINLGFHTAEKQDIVGSSSTVKPGDFLKYDTTQWVRDALGGRLTGLSGGSSVRGLGEALIVVDGIPGRSIDLLNMEEIEEITILKDANVSALYGSMARNGVIVVTTKRGSTQKQFNISASTGVRLPIRMPNYLNSADYMEYFNEARVNDGLGELYSAEQIQNHRSGTNPYRYPNVDFYDDGNFNPLTPYSNVTADFAGGSENTKFYINLGFKSDGSFQSVNPENDKGAKRFNVRGNIDFKVNDWIKSSLDVVAIIDKNKTSLSNIYASGGLIRPNLYSPLLPISEIDFSANPELRGIVDAANQYDGFLLGGNQVYNGGAIASIYAGGYQTNMTRMSQVNNAIDFDLSAITKGLSAKSYVSFDFYNIYNLSVQNKYAVYQPTWNDQNKIVDLVNVRDNDLKDQVESVNTNVFAIRYGFYGLLNYEKQIKDNHFIDASLIGFANNTYVKDEKQSAKNSHVALSLNYNYKKKLYANLSGAYVNSVKLADGNRGKFAPSLGLAYVLSEESSLKESSWLDYLKIRSSIGVIYTDLGIQDYFLYDAIYEQNGGGYNWGDTNGAGYYNASTKILRGQNLGLDFEKRTDYTLGFEALMFKKLWLEANVFQSIMGEKVIRASTLYPDYYSSFRPYSNFNEDQYSGFEVGVNYHTKTENSTFDIGARALYTKSKRTKVDEVYEDEYQNRKGTPVDAIWGLESLGLFGVDDFNEDGSLKGDLPTQYGTVRPGDIKYKNQNGDDVINDQDMVQIGLYGAPWSFGSDFTWSYKAFTLFALFTAEVGRDGILSGDYYRPQGDAKYSEVVKGRWTEATADTATFPRLSSIGNTNNFDKTSTYWMYSNDNFRIQRVQLTFDLPSQLVDKLNMKDINLFTSVSNLAEFSKNKDIRELQLGFDPMFRYFSFGARMKF, encoded by the coding sequence ATGATACGATTGAATATACTTACAAAACTCCTGCTCGGTGGATCCCTCTGTATGCTATGCAGCCTATCGGTAACGGCGCAAACAATAGATTCGACCAGTACGGTTATTTTAGAGAACGCACCTAATGGGTTGGAGTCCTATTTAAATGAAGATATAAACTTAGGTTTCCACACCGCGGAAAAACAAGATATTGTAGGGTCTTCGTCTACCGTAAAACCGGGTGACTTTTTAAAGTATGATACAACGCAATGGGTACGCGATGCCCTTGGGGGAAGGCTAACGGGTTTATCGGGAGGTAGCAGTGTCCGCGGATTAGGAGAGGCCTTGATCGTGGTTGATGGCATCCCGGGTCGTAGTATTGACCTATTGAATATGGAGGAAATAGAGGAGATAACCATATTAAAAGATGCAAATGTTTCCGCCCTCTATGGTTCCATGGCCAGAAACGGGGTCATAGTGGTAACCACAAAACGAGGTTCCACTCAAAAACAGTTTAATATTAGTGCCAGTACAGGGGTAAGGTTGCCTATTCGTATGCCCAATTATTTGAACTCGGCAGATTATATGGAGTATTTTAACGAGGCCCGTGTCAACGACGGTTTGGGCGAACTATATTCTGCGGAACAAATACAAAACCACAGAAGCGGTACTAATCCGTATAGATATCCAAATGTTGATTTTTATGACGATGGAAATTTTAACCCATTAACACCTTATTCCAATGTAACCGCAGATTTTGCGGGGGGCTCTGAAAATACCAAGTTCTATATTAACTTAGGGTTTAAGTCAGACGGTAGTTTTCAGTCGGTAAATCCTGAAAATGACAAAGGAGCCAAACGGTTCAATGTACGGGGTAATATAGATTTTAAAGTAAACGATTGGATCAAAAGTAGCTTAGATGTTGTGGCTATTATTGATAAGAATAAAACATCGCTTAGTAATATTTACGCTTCGGGAGGCCTTATTAGACCTAACTTGTATTCCCCATTATTGCCCATAAGTGAGATAGATTTTTCGGCAAATCCTGAATTACGCGGCATTGTTGATGCGGCCAACCAGTATGATGGCTTTCTTCTCGGAGGGAACCAAGTGTATAACGGGGGGGCCATAGCTAGTATTTATGCAGGGGGCTACCAAACGAACATGACCCGTATGAGTCAGGTGAACAATGCTATAGATTTCGACTTGAGTGCCATTACCAAAGGGCTGTCGGCAAAAAGCTACGTGAGTTTTGATTTTTACAACATTTATAACTTAAGTGTTCAGAATAAGTATGCGGTGTATCAACCGACTTGGAACGATCAAAATAAAATTGTCGATTTGGTCAACGTAAGGGATAATGACCTTAAGGACCAGGTTGAAAGTGTGAACACCAACGTTTTTGCCATCAGATATGGTTTTTATGGTCTTTTGAACTATGAAAAACAAATTAAGGACAACCATTTTATCGATGCATCACTAATCGGATTTGCCAATAATACCTATGTAAAGGATGAAAAACAGTCCGCTAAAAACAGCCATGTAGCGCTTAGCCTTAATTACAATTACAAGAAAAAATTATACGCCAATCTAAGCGGGGCCTACGTGAACTCCGTAAAATTGGCCGATGGCAATAGAGGTAAATTTGCCCCGTCCTTGGGCTTGGCATATGTATTGTCAGAAGAGTCTTCTTTAAAAGAATCGTCTTGGTTAGATTATCTGAAGATAAGATCATCCATTGGTGTGATATATACAGACCTAGGTATTCAAGATTATTTTCTGTATGATGCCATTTATGAGCAAAACGGAGGGGGATACAATTGGGGTGATACCAATGGTGCGGGTTACTACAATGCATCTACAAAAATCTTACGGGGTCAGAATTTAGGTTTGGATTTCGAGAAAAGAACGGATTACACCTTAGGTTTTGAAGCATTAATGTTCAAAAAACTTTGGTTAGAGGCCAATGTTTTTCAGTCCATCATGGGAGAAAAAGTAATTAGGGCCTCTACCTTATACCCTGATTATTACAGCTCGTTTAGACCTTACAGTAACTTTAACGAGGATCAGTATTCAGGTTTTGAGGTCGGTGTAAACTACCACACAAAAACGGAGAACTCTACTTTTGATATAGGGGCTAGGGCATTGTACACCAAATCAAAGAGAACAAAGGTAGATGAGGTTTACGAAGACGAATATCAAAATAGAAAAGGCACGCCTGTAGATGCCATCTGGGGTCTTGAGTCTTTAGGATTGTTCGGTGTGGACGATTTTAATGAAGATGGTAGCTTAAAAGGCGATTTGCCAACACAATACGGTACGGTACGACCTGGTGATATTAAATATAAGAACCAAAACGGAGACGATGTTATAAACGATCAAGACATGGTGCAAATTGGATTGTACGGAGCGCCTTGGAGTTTTGGGTCTGATTTTACGTGGTCTTACAAGGCATTTACTTTGTTCGCTCTCTTTACTGCGGAAGTAGGTAGGGACGGCATTTTGTCCGGAGATTATTACAGACCACAGGGAGACGCGAAGTACTCCGAAGTGGTAAAGGGCAGATGGACCGAAGCTACAGCTGATACAGCTACGTTCCCAAGACTATCTTCCATTGGTAACACGAACAATTTTGATAAGACCTCTACCTATTGGATGTACAGTAATGACAACTTTAGAATACAGCGAGTGCAGTTAACATTTGACCTACCTTCCCAATTGGTAGACAAATTGAATATGAAGGATATCAATCTTTTTACTTCAGTGTCTAATTTGGCGGAATTTTCGAAAAACAAGGATATTAGGGAATTACAGCTAGGTTTTGATCCAATGTTCCGCTATTTCTCTTTTGGGGCAAGAATGAAGTTTTAA
- a CDS encoding DUF5627 domain-containing protein, with product MNTRYFIGILSVLFLVSCSNTEPEFDDFDTQTVYFPYQTPARTLILGNYDQGINEEDNAYRFEITALMTGVYSNDEERKIYFEVDNSLLANVANVKPLPADYYTFESISPVTIASGDTKARIQVQLYDNFFNDTLSFGKVNTTNYVIPLRITQADNIDSVLSGRSFDNVTNPDRANAAHWDILPKDYTLFGIKYMNRFHGNYLRRGRDMITTGTPILGREYNAEFTIDDEIAFVETSGFNKVHLENIIGRGENSSPGNVALELSFDDDTCSISSYKDDPYNVSGTGKFVEGGDTWGGKPRDVIYLDYTYTDVDNSETHAVKDTLVIRDRTAVFEEFEIELK from the coding sequence ATGAACACAAGATATTTTATTGGTATACTTTCAGTCTTATTCTTGGTATCGTGTAGCAATACAGAACCTGAATTTGATGATTTTGATACGCAAACCGTCTATTTTCCATACCAAACGCCTGCCAGAACATTAATTCTTGGTAATTATGATCAAGGAATCAACGAGGAGGATAATGCCTATCGTTTTGAAATTACGGCCTTGATGACCGGTGTTTATTCGAACGATGAAGAAAGAAAAATTTATTTTGAAGTAGATAACAGCCTATTGGCTAACGTGGCCAATGTAAAGCCCCTACCAGCGGATTACTACACTTTTGAAAGCATAAGTCCGGTAACCATTGCTTCCGGTGATACCAAGGCTCGCATACAAGTGCAGTTGTACGACAATTTTTTCAACGATACCTTATCTTTTGGAAAGGTCAATACGACGAATTATGTCATCCCCCTTAGAATTACCCAGGCCGATAATATCGACAGCGTGCTTTCGGGCCGTAGCTTTGATAACGTGACCAATCCCGATAGGGCCAATGCTGCGCATTGGGATATTCTTCCTAAAGATTATACCCTTTTCGGTATTAAATACATGAACCGATTTCATGGCAACTACCTGCGAAGGGGTAGGGATATGATTACCACCGGTACACCGATATTGGGTAGGGAGTATAATGCGGAATTTACCATTGATGATGAAATCGCCTTTGTTGAAACCAGCGGATTCAATAAAGTGCACCTAGAGAATATCATTGGGCGAGGCGAAAACTCCAGCCCCGGTAACGTAGCATTGGAACTTTCCTTCGATGATGATACCTGTTCTATTTCCAGCTATAAAGACGACCCCTACAACGTAAGTGGTACCGGTAAATTTGTCGAAGGTGGGGATACTTGGGGAGGAAAACCAAGAGATGTCATTTATTTGGATTATACCTATACGGATGTCGACAATTCAGAAACACATGCAGTTAAGGATACCTTGGTCATCAGGGATAGAACGGCGGTTTTTGAAGAGTTTGAAATTGAACTAAAATAA
- a CDS encoding carbohydrate binding domain-containing protein yields the protein MKHILNFTHNRVAALLMVMAIMVFSSCNNDDDGAEEVSSSVRMKTLPKVAYVLGEQLDLSDLVISMQKNGSMVDVPFASFGAENITTDPANGTVLDFSHQQLTITIGDSGKGLIQAISVTNNVVELEVKTKAKANYVDGQKIDLTGMVVTLVMEDGTKEDVAFDDFGTEIQTVPMNGDIVSVDDSEVMVSYVSTKAKVAQDIEVVPFAPLSGVVTTPPTISEYEIGERLDLEGMVLTFTMSDGQEVVVPFENFEAFELTATPANETKLIATDSEVQVSHATGLSLAVPITVNPLDVTGMAIETKPEKTLYKDGEVIALKGLTLRLSINGKEDLIVSSEDFAIYEIVTTPAEGEVYVDGTTEIVVTYPDFVDTVSIPLGSETIYESDFTGGLDGWSANQNGGGSVNISAEEGVLVAQDIVPGANPWDVQLFKPSIILEKGAKYKLTTVVKAYPGQGDFWFTLSVGDGTGRDGWQAYDGGGGIWLAGDTEYQTYEKEFTMGSETTTGGRVLLDIGNQTNGIMVQYVKLEKL from the coding sequence ATGAAACATATTCTAAATTTTACACATAACAGAGTCGCGGCCTTACTGATGGTCATGGCCATCATGGTATTTTCTTCGTGCAATAACGACGATGACGGGGCAGAGGAGGTATCATCAAGCGTACGCATGAAAACCTTGCCGAAAGTGGCCTATGTATTGGGCGAGCAGCTCGACCTTTCCGATCTTGTTATTTCCATGCAAAAGAATGGCAGTATGGTAGATGTTCCCTTTGCTTCCTTTGGGGCCGAAAATATCACTACCGACCCTGCAAATGGTACCGTACTTGATTTTTCACATCAACAGCTTACCATAACCATTGGAGACTCCGGAAAAGGCTTGATACAGGCCATCAGCGTTACCAATAACGTCGTCGAACTTGAAGTGAAAACGAAGGCTAAAGCGAATTATGTAGACGGTCAAAAAATTGATTTGACCGGTATGGTCGTAACCTTGGTAATGGAAGACGGAACCAAGGAAGATGTGGCATTCGATGATTTTGGTACGGAAATTCAAACGGTTCCAATGAATGGTGATATCGTTTCCGTAGACGATTCTGAAGTTATGGTAAGCTATGTGTCTACCAAGGCAAAGGTTGCACAAGACATAGAAGTGGTTCCGTTTGCGCCTTTAAGTGGCGTTGTTACAACACCACCGACCATAAGCGAATACGAAATCGGGGAAAGGCTTGATTTGGAAGGTATGGTTTTGACCTTTACTATGTCAGACGGTCAAGAGGTGGTTGTTCCCTTCGAAAATTTTGAAGCCTTTGAACTTACGGCCACTCCCGCCAATGAAACGAAACTGATAGCTACCGATAGCGAGGTTCAGGTTTCGCATGCAACGGGACTTTCCTTAGCGGTTCCTATTACGGTCAATCCTCTTGATGTAACCGGAATGGCCATAGAAACGAAACCGGAGAAAACCTTGTATAAAGACGGGGAGGTAATAGCCCTTAAAGGCTTGACCCTAAGGTTGTCGATAAACGGGAAGGAAGATCTTATCGTTTCGAGTGAGGATTTTGCTATCTATGAGATTGTTACCACACCCGCCGAAGGGGAAGTATATGTAGATGGCACCACCGAAATAGTGGTTACTTATCCAGATTTTGTCGATACCGTTTCCATACCGCTAGGTTCCGAAACAATTTATGAGTCCGATTTTACAGGAGGACTCGATGGTTGGAGCGCCAATCAAAATGGTGGCGGCTCGGTAAACATCTCCGCGGAAGAGGGAGTTCTTGTAGCCCAAGACATTGTGCCAGGGGCCAATCCATGGGATGTTCAGTTGTTCAAGCCTTCCATAATATTGGAAAAAGGAGCCAAGTATAAACTTACCACGGTAGTAAAAGCCTATCCTGGCCAAGGAGACTTCTGGTTTACCCTATCGGTAGGCGACGGTACAGGAAGGGACGGCTGGCAAGCATACGACGGTGGTGGCGGTATATGGTTGGCCGGTGATACCGAGTACCAGACTTATGAAAAGGAGTTTACCATGGGTAGCGAAACCACAACTGGAGGCCGGGTCTTATTGGATATCGGAAACCAGACCAACGGTATAATGGTACAGTACGTGAAGTTAGAAAAATTATAG
- a CDS encoding RagB/SusD family nutrient uptake outer membrane protein produces the protein MRKIFKLVLGICFLGIFASCEDYLDKSIETELTEEEVFKNFDSAQGFVEEMYAMIVDYSTAAHWQHFHCYAEDAVGIDTWQFDYAIDEGRYWEWQRSGPGSMFDGPTNTNAELPFDRAKLWPSSWAGIRKSNIVIADADSLMTGANQVEKDVILGQAYFFRAFFHHEIMKFWGSIPYIDRVLEDDWKLERPAQWSETALKIDEDFQRAVDLLPVDWDDPDFAPGLKSRGENMFRLTKGAALSLKAKNLLYAASPLMQNSSSTYDYDKELAKRAADTFAEVLKMSRYSLTPWDEYESVFYSTQGRYPYSSEYIFSQAGSVGWFQNFLSTNWQLGAIGQNNLASFPTHNYIEDNFGMSDGLSCEDSPLYDPANPWENRDPRLYKWIVLDGDQMVENLGAATGENEVHRYAQFFREGAHRYPNKGNGTRTGYVAKKWFPIGFNNFDNQGVFAWRLHVRLTDVYLMYAEAALVAYGINGKPQGFELSALDAINKIRERAVPDGSLNVRPEYLTSDNAFMDEIRRERAVELSYESHRWMDIRRWKLGTQEKYKLKTEIIFDRNAEGKPINFVERVLRTKVFEDKHYWLPFPKNDTEIYEGFPQNPGW, from the coding sequence ATGCGTAAGATATTCAAACTGGTATTAGGAATATGTTTTCTGGGAATATTCGCCTCTTGTGAAGATTACCTAGATAAATCAATAGAGACGGAACTCACAGAAGAAGAAGTCTTTAAAAACTTTGATAGTGCCCAAGGTTTTGTAGAAGAAATGTACGCCATGATCGTAGATTACAGTACGGCCGCACACTGGCAACATTTTCATTGTTATGCCGAAGATGCCGTGGGTATCGATACGTGGCAATTTGATTACGCTATTGATGAGGGAAGATACTGGGAATGGCAAAGAAGTGGTCCGGGAAGTATGTTTGACGGACCGACCAATACCAATGCGGAACTACCTTTTGACAGAGCTAAATTATGGCCGAGTAGCTGGGCCGGTATTCGTAAATCAAATATTGTTATTGCCGATGCGGATAGTCTAATGACGGGGGCCAACCAGGTAGAGAAAGATGTGATTTTGGGGCAAGCCTATTTTTTTAGGGCATTTTTTCACCATGAAATCATGAAGTTTTGGGGAAGCATTCCATATATAGACCGTGTTCTTGAGGATGATTGGAAATTGGAAAGACCTGCGCAATGGTCGGAAACCGCACTTAAAATAGACGAAGATTTTCAAAGAGCTGTTGATTTACTGCCGGTTGATTGGGACGATCCCGATTTTGCGCCCGGACTAAAATCGAGAGGCGAAAATATGTTCAGGCTTACAAAAGGGGCGGCCTTGTCCTTAAAAGCAAAGAACCTTCTGTATGCAGCCAGTCCGCTCATGCAAAATAGCAGTAGTACCTATGACTATGATAAAGAATTGGCAAAGCGCGCGGCGGATACCTTTGCCGAGGTTCTTAAAATGTCAAGATACAGTTTAACCCCTTGGGACGAGTATGAAAGTGTTTTCTATTCTACGCAGGGGAGATACCCTTATTCTTCGGAATATATTTTTAGTCAGGCAGGTTCTGTTGGCTGGTTTCAAAATTTTCTGTCGACCAACTGGCAGTTGGGGGCGATTGGTCAAAATAACCTCGCTTCGTTTCCTACCCATAATTATATTGAAGACAATTTTGGTATGAGTGATGGTTTGTCCTGTGAAGATAGTCCGCTATACGACCCGGCCAATCCTTGGGAGAATAGGGATCCAAGGCTGTACAAATGGATTGTTTTGGATGGGGACCAAATGGTAGAGAACCTTGGTGCCGCCACCGGCGAAAACGAGGTGCATCGTTATGCCCAATTCTTTAGGGAAGGCGCACACCGCTATCCTAACAAAGGAAATGGAACAAGAACGGGTTACGTAGCTAAAAAATGGTTTCCAATAGGATTTAACAATTTTGATAATCAAGGTGTATTTGCATGGCGTCTGCACGTACGATTAACAGATGTGTACTTAATGTATGCCGAAGCGGCATTGGTTGCTTATGGAATCAATGGAAAACCACAAGGTTTTGAACTATCCGCACTTGATGCCATTAACAAAATTAGAGAAAGGGCAGTGCCCGATGGCAGCTTAAACGTGCGGCCTGAATACCTTACCAGCGATAACGCTTTTATGGATGAAATACGTCGGGAACGGGCGGTAGAATTATCCTATGAATCGCATCGTTGGATGGATATTAGAAGATGGAAATTAGGAACTCAAGAAAAGTACAAGCTTAAAACTGAGATAATTTTTGACCGGAATGCCGAAGGCAAACCCATAAATTTTGTAGAAAGGGTCTTAAGAACCAAGGTTTTTGAGGATAAGCACTATTGGTTGCCCTTCCCTAAAAACGATACAGAAATATATGAAGGTTTCCCACAAAACCCAGGTTGGTAA